From Triticum urartu cultivar G1812 chromosome 2, Tu2.1, whole genome shotgun sequence, a single genomic window includes:
- the LOC125536629 gene encoding elongator complex protein 1, translating to MKNLKLVTRVVQELQLHLDGETLVVSAIDAERHRAFFVSSANFLYSVNLLASTQQPLQWSKTTLDSDVEEVLLEPGDFIVAMDYLMEKESLLLGSADGCLLLYNVEERTTEVVGRLEGGVKTIASSPDGALLSVTTGLGQLLVMTHDWEVLFETSIDPQSASACEINSSDGQIQSCVSWRGDGKHFATLGGFDDSPKKLTIWERESGKVHSSSDTNNFMGQSLDWMPSGAKVVTAHDRKTEGKCPLIVFYEKNGLERSHFSIEEPAEVVIQALKWNCNSELLAALVSCGQYDVIKIWSCSNNHWYLKQELRYTKKEGVKFSWDPTKPLHLICWTLGGEVIAHRFAWTTAVSETSVALVIDGLRILITPLHLGLMPPPMSLFYLAFPCAVNEVCFVSKNSKNHLTAYLSNGSLCVVELPAADKWEEFEGNGITVDPCHCDFSLNNSMHLTWIDTRTLIGICRWSDYCSSTPMRSSEAGNLEEKHDSLFFVNEIKLVCSEDCLPGSVSSSGWQARVSKRMPLEGPVIGVSRNPAKGGSAFIQLSGGKIVKYCSELRMTAPIQSGELCPDYDFPTSCPSMTAVPCHENGVVRTLLLGLDDSSKLHMGKRLLSNNCSSFTFYSSSYGATEQVVTHLLVTTKQDLLFIVDVNEIFLKNGQVTIDSHVNKHPRAKPSKEHITVWEKGSKLIGVLHGDEAAVIIQTTRGNLECMYPRKLVLVAIVQALVQRRFKDAMDMVRRHRIDFNMLVDYCGWKAFIKSAADFVKEVNNLSHITEFVCSIKNENVSGKLYEAYISFPEQCSSSMDSENPHGALSENKVTSVLMAIRKALEEQIEESSSRELCILTTLARSGPPLLEEALNRIKVIRELELHGVDDGRRKLYPSAEESLKHLLWLTEPEAVFNAALGLYDLNLAAIVALNSQKDPKEFLPFLKGLECLPPAIMRYTIDLKLARYESALRNIVSAGNEYHADCMELLNSNPQLFPLGLQLFSDPDKRHQILEAWGDHLFEEKCFGEAAITYQCCSSYQKSLKAYHACGDWRGVFTVTGLLNFTKEEILQLAQELCDEFQALGKPGDAAKIALEYCSDVDRGVGCYIMAREWEEALRVAYMHSRQDLVDTVKDAALECAAVLISEYQEGLLKVGKYLARYVAVRQRRLSLAAKLQSEDRFMDVEDDNISEVSSSFSEMSAYTTRSTKESSASVISSSASKSRGSRRQKKAGKIRAGSPGEEMALVEHLKGMSLATGAQKELRGLLVVLTQLGKEDIARQVQLAGDNFEVSQMAAVKLAEDTMSTDKMDENAHTLEHYTKMLRAHQPVASETSSWRIKALSPP from the exons ATGAAGAACCTGAAGCTTGTGACCAGGGTCGTGCAGGAGCTCCAGCTCCATCTCGACGGCGAGACCCTCGTCGTATCCGCCATCGACGCCGAGCGCCACCGTGCCTTCTTCGTCTCCTCCGCCAACTTCCTCTATTCCGTTAATCTCCTCGCCTCCACCCAG CAACCTCTGCAATGGAGTAAAACCACTCTAGATTCAGATGTGGAGGAGGTTCTTCTTGAGCCTGGAGATTTCATAGTTGCCATGGATTATCTAATGGAGAAGGAGTCTCTGCTCCTTGGTTCAGCGGACGGGTGTCTCTTATTGTATAATGTGGAGGAAAGAACAACCGAAGTTGTAGGAAGATTGGAGGGTGGTGTCAAGACCATTGCATCTAGTCCTGATGGGGCCCTTCTCTCTGTAACAACCGGATTGGGGCAACTGCTCGTCATGACACATGATTGGGAAGTGCTGTTTGAGACTTCTATTGACCCTCAA AGTGCTTCTGCATGCGAGATCAATAGTTCTGATGGTCAGATCCAAAGTTGTGTCTCTTGGAGGGGTGATGGAAAACATTTTGCTACCCTTGGGGGCTTTGATGATAGCCCTAAAAAACTTACTATTTGGGAACGTGAATCTGGAAAGGTTCATTCTTCTTCAGACACCAATAATTTTATGGGGCAATCACTAGACTGGATGCCGAGCGGAGCAAAGGTTGTCACTGCCCATGACAGGAAAACAGAGGGAAAGTGCCCTCTCATTGTATTCTATGAGAAGAATGGCTTAGAAAGAAGCCACTTTTCTATTGAAGAACCAGCAGAGGTTGTCATCCAAGCATTAAAATGGAACTGCAACTCTGAACTCCTAGCTGCTCTAGTTTCTTGTGGCCAGTATGATGTTATTAAAATATGGTCCTGCAGCAACAATCACTGGTATTTGAAACAAGAACTGCGCTACACAAAGAAAGAGGGGGTGAAGTTCTCTTGGGACCCGACAAAACCGCTGCATCTCATTTGTTGGACACTAGGAGGTGAGGTCATTGCACACAGGTTTGCATGGACTACTGCTGTCAGTGAAACTTCAGTTGCATTAGTTATTGATGGCCTCCGTATCCTTATAACTCCGCTCCATTTGGGCCTCATGCCACCCCCTATGTCTCTGTTCTATCTTGCGTTTCCTTGTGCCGTGAATGAGGTTTGTTTTGTATCCAAGAACTCAAAGAACCATTTGACTGCTTATCTTTCAAATGGCAGCTTATGTGTTGTGGAACTTCCGGCAGCAGATAAATGGGAAGAGTTTGAAGGCAATGGGATAACTGTTGACCCTTGCCATTGTGACTTCAGTTTGAATAACTCTATGCACCTCACGTGGATAGATACACGTACCTTAATTGGTATCTGTCGCTGGAGTGATTACTGTTCTTCAACACCTATGAGGTCCAGTGAAGCTGGTAACTTAGAAGAAAAACATGATTCGCTGTTCTTTGTCAATGAGATTAAACTTGTATGTTCTGAGGACTGTTTGCCAGGTTCAGTGAGTTCATCTGGTTGGCAAGCTAGAGTATCAAAGAGAATGCCTCTGGAGGGTCCTGTTATTGGAGTCTCCCGAAACCCAGCAAAAGGAGGTTCAGCCTTTATCCAGTTAAGTGGAGGAAAGATTGTTAAATACTGTTCAGAGTTGAGAATGACTGCACCGATACAAAGCGGTGAACTTTGTCCTGATTATGATTTTCCAACATCATGTCCTTCAATGACTGCTGTTCCATGCCATGAAAATGGTGTGGTTCGAACCCTTCTGCTTGGACTTGATGACAGCAGTAAGCTGCACATGGGCAAAAGGTTATTGAGCAACAACTGCAGCAGCTTCACATTCTATTCCAGTTCTTATGGAGCTACTGAGCAGGTTGTGACCCATTTGCTTGTGACTACTAAGCAGGATCTTTTGTTCATTGTGGACGTCAATGAGATTTTCCTAAAAAACGGCCAAGTGACAATTGATAGCCATGTTAACAAACATCCTCGAGCAAAGCCAAGCAAAGAGCATATCACTGTGTGGGAAAAAGGATCAAAATTGATTGGTGTTCTCCATGGTGATGAAGCGGCTGTCATAATTCAAACAACCCGTGGTAACTTAGAGTGTATGTACCCTAGAAAGCTGGTCCTTGTTGCAATTGTTCAGGCACTGGTCCAGAGGCGTTTCAAAGATGCAATGGACATGGTAAGACGCCATCGAATAGATTTCAATATGTTGGTTGATTATTGTGGATGGAAAGCTTTTATCAAGTCAGCAGCAGATTTTGTTAAAGAAGTCAATAACCTTAGCCACATCACTGAATTTGTTTGCTCAATTAAGAATGAGAATGTCAGCGGCAAATTGTATGAGGCGTACATATCATTCCCTGAGCAGTGCTCGAGCTCAATGGATAGTGAAAATCCGCATGGCGCCTTGTCAGAGAACAAAGTAACATCTGTACTGATGGCAATCAGAAAAGCCCTCGAGGAACAAATAGAAGAAAGCTCATCAAGAGAACTGTGCATACTGACCACTTTGGCGCGTAGCGGACCTCCATTGTTGGAAGAAGCATTGAATAGAATTAAAGTCATTCGAGAACTGGAACTTCATGGGGTTGATGATGGCCGACGGAAGCTTTACCCATCTGCTGAAGAGTCTTTGAAGCACTTGCTTTGGTTAACAGAACCAGAAGCTGTTTTTAATGCTGCTTTGGGACTGTATGATCTGAATCTTGCTGCTATAGTTGCTTTAAATTCCCAAAAAGATCCAAAGGAGTTCCTTCCTTTTCTTAAGGGTCTTGAATGCCTACCTCCTGCTATTATGAGGTACACAATAGATTTGAAACTTGCAAGATATGAAAGTGCTCTCAGAAACATTGTGTCTGCTGGTAATGAGTATCATGCGGACTGCATGGAACTCCTTAATTCTAACCCTCAGCTGTTCCCACTGGGCCTCCAGTTATTTAGTGACCCAGATAAAAGACATCAAATTCTTGAGGCATGGGGCGACCATCTTTTTGAAGAGAAATGCTTTGGAGAAGCTGCAATAACTTATCAATGTTGCTCATCATATCAGAAATCTTTGAAAGCTTATCATGCCTGTGGGGACTGGAGAGGTGTGTTCACTGTTACAGGCCTTCTGAACTTCACAAAGGAAGAAATTCTTCAACTAGCACAGGAGCTATGTGATGAGTTCCAAGCACTCGGTAAGCCAGGAGATGCCGCCAAAATTGCACTGGAGTATTGTTCAGATGTTGATAGAGGTGTAGGCTGCTACATCATGGCAAGAGAATGGGAAGAGGCTCTTAGAGTGGCTTATATGCACAGCAGGCAGGATCTTGTTGATACTGTTAAAGATGCAGCTCTGGAGTGTGCTGCAGTGCTGATATCTGAGTATCAGGAAGGATTGCTGAAGGTGGGTAAATATCTAGCACGCTATGTCGCTGTGCGGCAGAGGAGATTATCTCTCGCAGCTAAACTACAGTCAGAGGACCGATTTATGGATGTCGAAGACGACAACATTTCAGAAGTCAGCTCTAGCTTCAGCGAAATGAGTGCATACACGACTAG GTCAACAAAGGAATCGAGTGCTTCTGTCATATCTAGCAGCGCAAGCAAGTCACGAGGGTCAAGGCGTCAAAAGAAAGCTGGCAAGATACGAGCTGGAAG TCCTGGGGAGGAGATGGCACTAGTGGAGCATCTCAAGGGGATGTCTCTGGCCACTGGTGCGCAAAAAGAGCTTAGAGGTCTACTTGTAGTTCTAACACAGCTGGGGAAAGAAGATATCGCCCGTCAGGTGCAGCTGGCTGGAGATAATTTTGAGGTATCGCAGATGGCCGCAGTGAAGTTGGCTGAGGATACAATGTCTACTGACAAGATGGACGAGAATGCGCATACCCTTGAGCATTACACGAAAATGCTGAGAGCGCATCAGCCTGTCGCCAGTGAAACCTCCTCCTGGCGGATCAAAGCTCTGTCGCCGCCTTGA